A window of Rhipicephalus microplus isolate Deutch F79 chromosome X, USDA_Rmic, whole genome shotgun sequence genomic DNA:
CGGACAGTATTGTTTTTTGCCATGAAAATTTAAGTGATGTACAATACACCATAGTGACACTGAATGACATACCGTCCCAGCGAAGAACACTTTCAAAAGGTTAATGGTGGTGATATATCTGTTTCGATTAAGCAAATACTTTGTCACAATTAACGAAGGAATTTACGCGCCATTGGCTAATTTTGCAGCCTAATTCATCTCAGAAGAGTTTAGAAAGTGGCATAGATGTGACAATACGTGACAAGAGTTTCTTGACTTTCATCAGTTTACTGGGATACAATAATGCTCCAGTAATCATTCCTCCTTGGTTTTCTCCATCAGTTCATTATTGCCCTTGCTCCCAATGGGCTCATGATAAAtgcgcttttttttgttcaacactAGTGGGACGAGAACAATGCCATTCATAGATGCCACCGCAATGAAGTCACACACTTGCACAATGCGCATACAGCAACATAAGTACATAATTTCGGAGTGTTTTTGAAGATTTCTGTTATTGGATGCTCAGGAAAATAATTATGTTTTTTGTACGCTTTGTCAGATTATGCGATAAGTACAGCAGTGTGTAAAGAAAGCAAATTTTGTCATCTTCAACATTAGGCAATTACCGAGTGAGATGGACAGTTCAATACAGGATATTAAGGACTGTTCTACCACCTAGCCCACTATTCGACTTTTGTTCAGGTAGCAATGAAAGGCATACATCTCTTATCTTAGAATCTGAAAATACGTAAAACCAATCTTAGAAACTTTCCTAGTCCCACACCAGCAAGTGCGAGTATTAAATATGAACATAAAGCTTTTTGTGTAGCTTTTCTAGCTATTAGTTCGGCCTTCCTCTGTGACATTCGGGAGAATATAAAAGTGTAATCGTCTCAACACTGAACCATCCTTTAATTGTTCTTTTCTCTTGCGCCTTCGATTAAACCGGTGGTGATACTTGTTAGCCTCTGGCAGTTTTGAGAGTCAGTTGGATCTTTCGTGCCCTAAACGAAAGACGCTTCATGAAGGCATGGACGAAAGCTATTACGTGCCGGAACTCTCCACGCCTTGTCAGGAAAACTAGAATGTGAGCTATTTGCATGCTGCGTAAGCGGACTGTCTTTTTTGTGTAGCAGCTTCATCTGGTGTCATATGTTTTCCCGTCCGTCTATTGCACCCGGTATACTGCAGCTCCTGCAAGCAGCCATGGGGGCTCTCGCAACATATTCCACTCGCACGATTATTGATGGCCGCATGACAGTTACGATAACTGGAAGACTCGAAGTTGTTTTTCTGCCAGCTACCAGTCTTTGACTAATACGGGCTGCATTAGGTAATGTAGACGTCACAGCTGTCGTTCGCACGTGCAATACACCACAGAAGACAACATTAGTGAATTGATTCATTCACAGGCTTCTTCAAATACTAAATATTTTTGCACGCATAAAAAAGCATTTGATGTACTTTACCAGATTTTCGAGAAACTTTGCGAGGCATTATAACATATAATTGTATGTTTCCTATTAGACAGATAACGAATGTGAAGATAAAGCATCTCAATCTCAAGCTGCGAATGGCTCCGAAGAAAAAAACATTCTCGTAATCCTATGGTTTTACTTAACTTCAGACCGATGTGGTTGCGCTGAAATTTAGCCATCCCCACGTATATAAGCTCACTTATCTGCAAACGAAACTCACGAAATTAGGCAGCTTTATTTGTTAGCTGTCACTTGGTCTGCCTCTCGTGTGTCAGAGGCTGAAATAGGATGCCAACATTTCCAAATTTATGTTAATTACCATGGTTGATAATTTATAATATAAGTCCTTCTCACGTTTTAACAGCTGTTACGGAATGCGTGATAGTACGAGGCTGTTTGAGACGAAAATGTTGATCAATACTTATTTTTATTCTATCCCATCCTTCACTATGGGAAGTGATCATTACGCGCTAAAATTTCCATTACCTGTTGACACTAACCTATTAGTCTTCTATGAAAGGGCCCCTGTACACCATACGAAGTTCGAAAGCGACCAAGAAGTTTCTTCCTCGCCCGTTAAAAGGGTCGGCTATCTAGTTTACAATGCTCTGCCTATAAGGGACTAAAAAGCTTCCTTCAAAAGAGCTCAAAGTCCAAGTAAGGAAAGACGGCGTTGAGTATTTCCCGCTGGTAACAAAGGAGAGGGCTCACTGCGAAAACAGAACAAAGTGACAAAATTAGTTGTGTTTGTTCACTACCCTAAGTACTCTGCGTAAGGGCACAGTTGGTGAAAAGCTGCCTAGCTCATCTGTGGCTGCATTTTAGTGTTACAACTTTGGGTATTGACCTATTGAACAATAAATGTAGTGTGCTAAGTTTTTAATGACCACGAGCACCAAGGGAAATCTTCAATACAGTTACGCAGCTTTCACAAAACGTGATAAACTGCATTGCAACTGAATGAGACGGAAATGTTGATCAATACTTATTTTCATTCTATCCCATCCTTCACTATGGGAAGTGATCATTACGCGCTAAAATTTCCATTACCTGTTGACACTAACCTATTAGTCTTCTATGAAAGGGCCCCTGTAAACCATACGAAGTTCGAAAGCGACCGAGAAGTTTCTTCCTCGCCCGTTAAAAGGGTCGACTATCTAGTTTACAATGCTCTGCCTATAAGGGACTAAAAAGCTTCCTTCAAAAGAGCTCAAAGTCCAAGTAAGGAAAGACGGCGTTGAGTATTTCCCGCTGGTAACAAACGAGAGGGCTCACTGCGAAAATAGCATGCAGAGCAAATAGTTCCACAAGTTCTTGTAAATGTGGCATTCCACGTTGCCTCAAGATGAAACGAATATTTTTAATATTACAGGTTATGGAAAATGACTTTGTTGAGTCAGCAAAATTATTCAATCAACGCCCGCTGTATAGAATTTGATATGATCAGTACTTTTGATAAGAACTGTTTTTTAATCTGCTGCTTTTTGTGAATATGCTAATTTGTGTTTCcacagaaaaaacaacaaaatatcaTTTTTTCTACAGCCATTTCTGTAGTTACTTTCTGTAGCCTAGTCAGCCACTTTGTCAAGTTACATTTCTGTAGGCGGGCTTTGGGGGGCTTGTGACGTGACATTATAAGCCGTTATGGCGCCGTTACGTGAGGTAAAAACaggaaaatgcagtgaaaagtaGTTAGTTAATTGTGTTTGCACAGATTGTTTGGAAGGACTTTGCTGGGAAACAGTTAGCTATCCCTCTAGTTTTGTATGCTCTTGAATGCGTTCTGTAACTCGTTATTCACGGACTAAACATTAGAGTAATAAAAAGGCTGTTGACAAATTTTTGGCCGTTATATGGCTGCACTGAACGAGACGCCACCCGGTAGCTATGTTTTACAAGTAAGGCTGGTCAttctgaaataaaaaataatttcatGTCCGCACATATCTATGCAGGACAAAGAGAAGAAGACTTCGAGTGTCTTCTGCAAAAACTTTTAACAATTTTCGCGGCCATCTATAGAGTCTCAGAAAGGCATACGGCTACTTCAGAAATTAAGGATTAACCCTCGTATGTATGATGCAATCCCTCAAATAAAGTTTTAACAGTTGACTTACAAAACCTAGATATGTCATTACTTATAAGCTTGCGAAATAACTGGCCGATGCCTATTTTCTTTGAAAACGCACTTGCTGCCTTCAGCCTACGTTGCATTAGGAAGTTCTTCCgcaagtttttttctttaaataattcAGCACACGTTGGAATCACACCTCACATATTAGGTACCTTGTAACCATGCTTCCACATTCCGTTTATGCAActatttaacaataaaaaaatatcatTGTACCTTTACTGTCTAGCCACATGTACATTTCACTTTCTGGAGCTGGAACAACGGGACAATGTAGGAAAAGCCGAAGTGGCTCATTAATAAATTGTCCAAGAGATGTCGGTAATTCTAGGCACTCACAACCTAATGCGCATGCCCGCAAGGTTAACGCGGAGTCACGAGTGAGCACGAATGCGTCTATATACAAACTTGACTCGTAGCTGGGGAAAATAATCACCTACGCACTAGTGTTACAAGCAATGGCATGGGAACTGTGGGGGCCACGGCAGACTCTTGGCACACGTGTGTTGCGCAAGAAACGCTGTTTGTGCGTCTGTGCACAGTTGGGGCCTGTTGAGCGAGAAAGGTTGCGGGGAAACCTCTGACCGGAGAGAGTAAACCGGCATTGCGTCGAAGGCGATTGCCGGCGCCGCTTCATTGTCAGGCACAAGGAACTAGACGTGTATCTGGAGAAATGCCTTCCGAGAAGGAAGCCAACGATTGCCTGTCCAACACCTACGGGTCCTTGAGACCAGAGAGGGGGCGCGTGAATATAAAACAGCGCGCGGCGTGGCAGCGCCTGTGACCAGTCCACCAAAAGTGCCAGAGCCATGAGGACCACTGTAAGCATGCTGACGCCATTTTGTATTTTTTCGTGAAGGTTTGAGTGTGACTTTCGGCATATAGCTTCAATTGAAACATTATCGTTTTCCTGTGCTATGATATCTTTGCATTTTGGCCACTTCAATGTTTCTTGCCACAATTAAACGCCCAGGCAAGGGCTCCACAACAGGGTCTCGACGTTAAGTGTAGAGAACTACGACGCTCACAAAGAAGTCAGCTTGCACATAAGCCGGCTTGTTTGCTGTCATGTAGCTTCTCTGGTTGTGACGTGGTAGCAATGATTTCGTTAGCCCTTTTTGCTGGATGCAGCTTTTCTTTAATGCTGTGACTAATCATGTACCTTGTCATAGTATTAGGTGTCAAATATGTTATCATACGAAAATGAATAAATATTTAGAAAAGAGATTGTAAGATTGATAAGTCTCCACTTAAACATTTCTTGCTGCAGTGAAGGTAAATATTATGACATCAATGCACCGTATATTATAGTAGTTTTTTAATTCTACATAATCGATTTCGTATCATCagtttgcatgacttcacagcaTTCCTAAAAGTCGAATCGAGGCTTCCAGTGGACGACTTGTCAAGAGTAAAACGAACAAAAAACAGAAATATATTTGAGAAATAAACGATCAACGTAATCTGCATAAACACAACCGCAATCTTATAACGCTCGTGATCTCAAGTGTACTAGTCAGAGCTTTGTCTGATTTCCAGCTAGTTTTATCGAGCCTGCTTGCCCTCTGCCTCCTTGTTCTCGCTGAAGACAAGCCGGCCGAAGAGAAACCAGCTGAAACTACAACAGTAGCAGGATCTACTAATGATGAGAAGAAGGAAGGTGACGAGAAGATTGAAGGCCGTGGGCTCTTCCTGAGTGGCGGCGGGCTTGGTGGTGGTCTCGGTGGCTGCCCGCCATGCCCTTGTGGCTATGGACCAGGCATTGGTGGAGGATTCCGTGGAGCAGGCTACGGTTCAGGATACGGTGCTGGCTACGGCGCTGGCGGTGCTGGCTATGGAGGGGGTTATAGCAGCGGCTACCGTGGTGGCTACGGTGGTGGTTCCTACGGTGGTGGCTACGGTGGAGGTATTCGTCCCGGGCTGGGAATAGGAGGCGTTAGCTATGGAGGAGGTGTAGGTCCAGGATATGGAGGAGGAGTTGGTCCTGGAATTGGTAAAGGTGTCATCGGAGGACCCGTCGGGCCTGTTGGTGGTGCTGGAGTCGGCGTCGGTCCCGGGATAGGTAAAGGAGTTGGCGGAGTGCCTGTAGGAGGTCCCGTTGGAGGTCCCGTGGGTGGCGCTGTTGGTGTCGGCCCTGGTCTTGGTGGAGCAGTAGTCGGAGGACCCGTCGGAGGACCTGTTGGAGGAGCTATTGGTGTTGGCCCCGGGGTCGGTGGTGGTGTCGGACCCGGCGTTGGTGTTCCAGTTGGTGGCGCGATTGCTGGAGGCTATGGAGGTGGCGTCGGCGGCGGCTACGGAGGCGGCCTCGGTGGCGTCGCTGGGGCTGCTACTTCTGGTTCCGCATACGAAAGTGCTGGAGGTTTCGCTGACAAGGCGGCTGGGCAGGAAGCTGGTCAAGGAAGTTTTGCCTATAATGTTGGCGGCTCGGACAGGAAAGTCTTCGGGCAAAGCTCGTCCTACGGAGACTCCAAGAGCTTCGGTCTGAGCGAGAGCTCGGGATTCAACCGTGGTGAAGGTCAAGCCAGCCATGGCAGTGCCTACGGCAAGGAAGCCGCTGGTTCAGGTTCCGTGTCCCACAGTTCTGGAAAGGAGGTGGTTGTCGGCTGAAAGATTTTCATAGATGGCTGTGAGTATGCGACTGCAAAGCTTGACGAGCTTTATTATAATTTGAACAAAGAGCATGAAGAAAACTTTTTTACTCTTTTCATTCTCGCCTGTTTATGCAAGTAAAGATGCCGTAGACACTTGTCCTCATGTGCTTGCGACCATTAATTTTGATAGAACAGCTCAGTGTACGCGTTAACAGTATTTTTAAAGACGAGCCTCTCTTGGagtacttcgacgcaaaagttttggtctgttgtctgtatgtctgtctggctgtacatttatctgtttgttcGCCGTAACGATAgcccaaacggcaccaagcgataccctaaacagccaaccccatccacagcacccaccaatatcgctcaagtttcagcgttcgtacttgacgattgccaattaaaatacaattattgcgcatatctgaggcaccataacaacacgccaatATTTCGTATGTTTGTCTTAGAAGGCACAAataaataattctaaggaccgtagagtttatcacgctgcgctgacagtgaaacgcgatgctcaaaaaggcaagtgtttccaacgctttgctaagacagcatggtggtagcacctgcccgtcacttcaccttctacaccttatcgcctccaagacacgCACACATCTTTCTCAGTGGGCGCGCtcaccttccttcgttttcgaagacaactgccagatagcactcgcgTCAAAcatgccttgatgcgctcgttcaccttcacTGCCCTGATTGAGACTCTCTACCGCAGTGCTTCCAGactacaattcaccaattttctcgcgcagaacatcaaataaacgttttgttcactccctccaCACGTAACACTATCATCTTTTGACGAAATTTGCattgaaacatgcagatacggggccacattctttcatttttctttagtATACCAAGAGGTAAATACGTCCCAAGACATGTTACAAGCAAAGAAGTTGTTTTTAGTGAACTTTGCCATCTAATTGAGAGGCTAAAATATACATTTTATGAACGTAATGAAATAACTCGCTGCTATACAGCAAGCATCGGAGCCGTTACATCAGATTCAAAAAAaggtttttctatttttttttcgctttgtaaGCCTAGAACCAGGGTTGCATACAAAACCATTATTGGGAGCCCATAAGCTTAACCGTTTTTAAAGGGAAAGCCAAAGTGGTTAACATAGCAGCTGTAAAATAAATGCCAACGAAGTACCATAGAGAACAAAACTTGCCAGATCCATTCCTGCATGCGGCAATGTCATGGTGGCCGAGCAACAGGAAATTAGGTGTTCGTTGCCTCCAGCTACCCATTATTAACTTTctttattaaatgtatgtaaggagagttCTCGTCCATTATTAACTCGAGATGACACATGTCTCCAAACCAGGCGCTATAAACGGTACAAAAGATTGTTAATATTCTACATTAGTTTGCGACACTTTTTTATACTTTATTATTACTAACAGTGTGATGAAATAGACTCGGATTACATTATTCACATCTCTGTGGTCAATATCTGTGAGTTCAAATAGTATTACTTTGAAGTAAATTAAAATGACTGCGGTATCTCATTCAGGTGTTTTGAATGAACCTGCTTCAACACTTTTTAATCGAgccatttctttctcttttcactTAGGTGCGTGCGCTGGTCGCCAACGCCATTTTTCATCTGCCCGATACAGCTCGCATCGTCTATCCTGTGCCATAGTCTTCGAACGTCCGTGCAGTAATAAGTTACACTTCTCAAGACAACATCGAGTGAAACCAGTCCGAAGAATGACAATGTAATACATTTCTTGTATTCAAATGGGAGCGCCCATATTTGTCAAGCATCGTGCAAGCAACTACCAAAAAAGGGGAAAAGGCGAAGGTATGCTACAGGTAACCtcaaacaataaaaatattttcacaaaCAGCATCTGTCAATTCACTTTGGTATTTTACTTCAACAACGTTTTATGAGTCGTAACTGTAGATGCCATGTATGCGTGAAATTCTTAGTTAGAAATGTTTTAAACTGAAGCTACGAAAACAATCTCGTTAAAAGGTAAAAAGGCACTTTTCCTCTAAgcgtgtttttatttttacacttAAGTAACTTCTTCATAATCCAGCTTCCATAAACGTTGAGTtgccaaagaaaataaaatttccGTTTATTGCTTATTTCTATAAACTATTATAATATTCACACCAACCAGTTTTTCCCTACATTTAGTGTGGTTCGATGTGCAAGCTTTTGTTAGTAAAGCCCGTATCTATGCAAATAATTTTCAATGCAACGAGTGAGATTGGATTTTTCCTTCGGCTAGAACTCCATGCCAATGTTTACGAAGTCAGCATTGTAAACATTACGTGCACCTTTCTTAAACAGCACTGCATTATTGCTGCAATACAGGAAAGCTAAAATTTGATTCGTCACACAAAATTCCATAAACACAACGTCTTTTTACATAGGACAACCCTGCGTTCAAGTATATACAAtttgaaaaatctcaaatttCGAAGACTCCCAAACACGGATGTGGGCATTGTTTGCAGGAATACAGTTGCGCAAGTATATATAGCGGAAGAAGCATCAAGTGCGTCTTTAGAAATTGTGCGCACATTTTAAGGGGACCCTTCTGACAAGTACACACGTAAAGGAAAATTTTACTGAATTGACAGTAACCTATAGAGAGGGGGGTACAGAAAGGCACGAAGCTTAGTTTACGCTGGTCATAAAACTATTCTGTATACTGAGACGGCCCTGAGTAATAATGAAGAAACGTCTTATTTTAACTTTAAAGTCCATTTCAGCATGGCGTGTCTAAAAATATACAGCAGCATGAAGTCAGAATACGGTATCATTTCTCGTGACTACCCCAACTCCAACAGAGCCACTGAGTGAAGTAGCCGAGGAGAAGCAATATATACCATACGCCAGCACGTGATGAAAAGCCTATAGTGTGTTGTCCATAATGAATTTCTCAGAGAGCACTCACGCTTGCCCATACGTTTACTGAGATCCTCAGGGCTTCTTGTTTCGtttcagcacacacacacacgcacacacacacatacaaggAATGGCTGGAAATTTTCGGATGAGTTACGAATAATGAAAAATTTACGAAATATATTTTATTTAAAGGGGCTTCAAGTATTTTATCACTTTTGCGCATTTTCAAGCGTTTTGCTGAATAGAATTGTAAATAATGTTGAAGGGTCTAGGTCTTGAACTTTGCAAGAAGCCTGAAATTGTTCGTGCATGAAACAGTATGTGAATGTCTGCTTGTCCTAAGGGGATAACATTACCGTGTCGTTCACAGCCTTCATAATATACAATTTTTTTGAAATAATGATTTCGTGGAACTTATGTGACCAATGTAATAAGTCTTAACTCTCCAAGTACGTACAAACCGAGGTGATACGGTGTATTTTTCTTATGATTCTTAATATAAAGAAGCAATAATAGCTGTAAAGCTTTTAGGTATATTAGGCAATCATTTTCTTTAGTATTCTATTTTTGTCTGTTCTCTCAAATCTTGggctaatgaagaaaaaaaaatggctgacaCCACGTACCATAAAAatcgatgtcatgcgaagcaAGTGGATGGAAGGTGACTAGAGAGCAttgtttattgagcgacacgttaaGAAATTATGCTAAAGATGTGCACAAATGTTCTACGCACACACATAAGCTTTACAGtggcatatgttttatataagcagttgtttgcagcTGAGTAACTGTGTCAACGGCAAACTCAGTATTAGCAACACAAGAAGTGGTAAGCTGGCATGCAGCGCtagtgcttgcgaggatggtagccctggcaAGTGCTACGTGGACCAACTTCAGTGAAGGGTGCTGGACTATACAAGTGACAATAACATGATGTGATGTCTGTGTCATAACATCAGGTAGCCAGCGCTGGCACGTAATACTCTCGCACATAATTGATCAATATCTTTTCTTGCCATTCCCGTGAAGATAAATATTGTCTATCCTTTGGTGCATGCCCGCATACGGCCCTTAGTATACGAGTATTCACCACACGTATCTGGAGAAAAGGGTTAGACGAAGTACGCGACGGGTATTTTCGCGTTATCTGTGTCACACTTGTGAAGCCTCTTAACATCCAGTACTAATTTTGGTCTACTTCAAGTAAAGGAAGCTTTCAAGGGACCCACAACTGGCCTGAACAGATGATTATATTCCGCTGGAAGAGAAAAGGGCATGAGTTATGGTGACAGGTGACAGCATACCTTTCATGATCTGAGTAGGACTTATATATTTAAATCGCGTTTAAAAGTAACCTAAACCGGCGTTTCGCACCCTTAGCGCCTGGGCCATGAAACACAATTAGAAAATCCTAAGAACTTGGCTGTGATAATTTGAAGCGCCGCAAAATAAGCGCTTAAATTTCAATTATGTATGTTAttcttcatttttgtttgtttctatgCGGCTTACAAGGTAAAAGAAGTACACCATGAAAAGTGGCGCTGCTTTCGTGGCCTCTGCAGAGAAACGGGTGCAGTTGTGCATGTGCGCAGCCACGCCTGTGGCCACGCGGCGTTTTCACAGTGGCTCGTCGGGCGCGAAATGTCATCCACCTACTGCTCTGTGGAGAATTGCTTCATGCGTGCTGCTGGTGGTGGCGGTCCGTCGGATTCCTTCGCTACCACTGTCGTCTGTCGAAACATGCCACTCTAACGCTACTTGATCGTTCCTCTAAATTGTTCCTCTAAATCACTCAAGTTGTCTAGCACTGACATAGCGAAGACGTCAATCTACGGCCGCATGTCGTGCGTTTTGTTTTCGAAGAATTGGCTCAGCTTGACTTAGCCAAAGTCGAAAAAACGACCTTTGCACGCCAGAAAGAAAGTTCATGCATGAGAATCTCCTGGAAAATGCTGTAGCTTTTCTAAAATAATTTAGCACGCTAGAAAGCAGTGGTGACGAGACTGCAGGCTTGACAAGCACAACATTGCGTAATTGTACTTAGGTCGGCACTTTTCAACACTGCTGGCGTATCATCGCTATCGCGATCAcatccactgtttgcagcatgtcttTTTAGGACTGCATAATtgctgcaaataaaaaaaataaatattaatGTTCTACGGTGTTTTCTGCGTTACCATTTCGTGATTACAAGGTCTGACTGGTAAGCTTTACGTTGCGCTCAAGAAAACTAGTACCATAAATATCGGTTGTGGGTTTTTTTAACGAGAGCACTCAGACGTAgatatctagctagctagctaatTACATCTGGGTGCTCATCCGAGTGAAgtacatagacagatagatagatagatagatagatagatagatagatagatagatagatagatagatagatagatagatagatagatagatagatagatagatagatagatagatagatagatagatagatagatagatagatagatagatagatagatagatagatagatagatacgtgtgGTTCACTAATAAATGCTTCTCATTAAAGATAGCTTCTTGGCATATCTATTAGTCGCATATAACTTTAGAAGATTCCGCGGGGTATTCACACGTCAATGACGGACGCACACAAGCCTTGCACAAAGTGGAGCGAACTCCAGACTGATGTCATTAAAGACTGAGGTGATGTCCGCCTTTGAAGAACACTTCCGAGTTCATAAACGGGATCATTTCTGTAGTGGTGGGAAGATCAGCCGTCGCGATTCGCTCGTCTTCCCAAGTTGTATCCAACAATAGAAAAataagagtgggggggggggggcataagcGTGCGCAGCGTTCTCTATTAAGGAAACGAGGGGCGCAGTCTCAGCCCCATCCCCTGACCTCAGCAAGGAATGGAAAAGTGATGACGTGCTTCTAAAAAAGGCGTGACGTTTATTCTCGGCTTTTCTTGGTAAATATGTGAAGTAGAGAGATCTGTGATTGCAACACCACGTGTTGTCAGTCCCCACTATTGTCCATAACTTTGCAGACATAACTTTGCAGGCGTAGGCACAACTTTGCGCATTAAAAATGACGTCAAAGGTCAGACTGAGTGACGGTATGGTGCAGAATTAGTGTCTTCCCCCCGCCTCCTCTAGATGAGTAGGTGGAGCACCCACCCACCACTCTTCGGTTCCCTAAAACTAATTAGCAACTAATAAAGGGTGATGCACAGACAGTGATGGCCATGTTTGGCGATTTGTTTCAACTAATGGGCCAGCCTCCGGACCAGCGTTGCGGAGTTGCTGCTTCGGAATCGGGATGATtccggaatcattccacattttcgcgACAACGGAATGGGATGGAGCCAGCACTTGAAAAAATGGAATGGGAATGTTCTTAAGCGTCTTTTGCACGGAATAGATTGGGAATAGAATAACGTTTTTTCCGGAAACTGAGCCCGTTTTTTGTCTACGCGCTGTTTTTCAAGCCTAATACATTAGTAAGCCAGAACCTCGAAtttaacaataaagcagttttttTGAAATGacttggctgattacaagcatgCTACATTTATAAGCAATGCGCCTACAACAATAATGTTTTCGTATAGGCTGTGTTGCCCCAAAGTTCGTCACTATTGCTCATGTAAGCGTGGTTCTACGTCTATGATATCCATCGTGCCGAACTATATCGTTGTggcgtaccccccccccccccccgtcttttttttaaCGCTTCGCTATTTTTTACTCCATCCGGCGACCCACGCGCCTGCAATGTTCCCATGCACCCTTCACTGTTTGTTTTTGCTTGTGCCGCCGTTGGCAACTCAGACACATATTTTAAAAAACGCTTCTTTATGTATAGTGATACTCATTGACGATGGCGCGATGCTTCTGTTCACCGCAAGCTTTCTTATACCAGCTTGCGCTCCGTCCGCCCTAatacccctccttttttttcatgCTGTCCTCTCTGTCTATTTACATGGGCGCCTTTGCCCGAAATTTTGTTGGCGAAGGTCTATATATCAGCGCTGCACACAGTTCTCCATTCAGTTGCTACGACTCTGCACATACCAGTTTTCCCATCACTAAGCAATGAGGACAGTGGGAAGGAAGATGTTTTACTGCACCCTGAATAGTGAACAGTCTAATATTGTGCTTAAATCAGTCATGTAGGCCTGAATACATATTCATTTTATGTGAAAAGCCAACACGCATTTTCTAGATCCACCAGAGCGAAGGGGAAGCCAAGGGTTAGCCAGAGCCAAGGGTAGGTGCGGCGTAAAGATGTGAACTATCTGCCAATATGTAACAAAAAACCACGGCATGAGTAAGTGCACAAACAAATGCAGCATCACAGCAGATACTGAGGGGAGAAACAATATATTTCTCCTCTTTGGTGCCCATAGATACAATAACACAAAAGTTGCAGATGCATGCTGTGCACAGTCTGCTCTTCATCTCACGAGTGGTTTAGTACCTGACCCACCTGAA
This region includes:
- the LOC119161183 gene encoding uncharacterized protein LOC119161183, producing MKPLCAVALLALCAIASATGKKKEKVEARGAVLGGGLGGCCPCTGGFGVGGVGLGGGLGGGLGGGSRYSSGSYSSGSGYGSGVGAGAGLASGAALGSGAGLASGAALGSGAGLASGAALGSGAGLASGAALGSGAGLASGAALGSGAGLASGSAVGSGAGLASGAALGAGAGVGSGAALASGAGLGSGAALASGGGLGVGAAGAGLGVGGAGVGLASPGVGLGVGGVGLGGGFGSSSGYSGFKQGSGFNNQAGANKAGQGSFAYNVGGSDSNKYGHSSSYGDSKSFGSSASEGFNRASGQGSHGSSFNKAAAGSGAQSSSSGSKVVASVLAVLSALRSTNYTPHVAEVWRVNCCFQLKQGTRARRGSACDQSTKSARAMRTTLVLSSLLALCLLVLAEDKPAEEKPAETTTVAGSTNDEKKEGDEKIEGRGLFLSGGGLGGGLGGCPPCPCGYGPGIGGGFRGAGYGSGYGAGYGAGGAGYGGGYSSGYRGGYGGGSYGGGYGGGIRPGLGIGGVSYGGGVGPGYGGGVGPGIGKGVIGGPVGPVGGAGVGVGPGIGKGVGGVPVGGPVGGPVGGAVGVGPGLGGAVVGGPVGGPVGGAIGVGPGVGGGVGPGVGVPVGGAIAGGYGGGVGGGYGGGLGGVAGAATSGSAYESAGGFADKAAGQEAGQGSFAYNVGGSDRKVFGQSSSYGDSKSFGLSESSGFNRGEGQASHGSAYGKEAAGSGSVSHSSGKEVVVG